The following are from one region of the Cupriavidus sp. D39 genome:
- a CDS encoding DUF6602 domain-containing protein, translating into MSDAPIHDLADFLRRANLTLKDEYNRIQRRVLEDPGTAGDQGEENWAEFLRGWLPKSYTVVTKGRIIGVDGRMSPQIDILVLKPSYPTALFSTKTYLAAGVAAAFECKITVRPDHIRDAVRTCSLVKDLFQARTGTPQRELHSPIVYGLLCHSHAWNAEKSKPSENVACQLNSASQSAQRPRLLLDVLCVADVGTWSNQIMSWQMPPPTMASGKPVYAAPSQCTVATAFVASTVEQNETCAQFSPVSVLLWSVFQKIAREDATMRDLAEYYRHVNAANGSGIFRSWNAELVYSSSVREKLLSENPFVGSLGIDNEWSRMFQ; encoded by the coding sequence ATGTCAGACGCTCCAATTCACGATCTTGCAGACTTCTTGCGTCGAGCAAATCTTACCCTGAAAGACGAATACAACCGCATTCAACGTAGAGTGCTGGAAGACCCTGGAACCGCCGGAGATCAGGGAGAAGAAAACTGGGCTGAATTCCTACGTGGCTGGCTGCCGAAGTCATACACGGTCGTCACAAAGGGGCGGATTATCGGGGTGGACGGTCGCATGTCGCCGCAAATAGATATTCTCGTCCTAAAACCCTCCTACCCCACCGCGCTATTTTCGACCAAGACGTACCTAGCCGCTGGCGTCGCCGCCGCCTTCGAATGCAAGATTACGGTACGCCCTGATCATATTCGCGATGCCGTGCGTACTTGTTCGTTGGTGAAGGACCTCTTTCAGGCTCGGACGGGCACACCTCAACGAGAGTTGCATTCCCCAATCGTATATGGGTTGCTCTGCCACTCACATGCGTGGAATGCTGAAAAATCCAAGCCTTCCGAAAACGTCGCGTGCCAGCTCAATAGTGCCTCCCAATCAGCCCAGCGTCCCCGCTTGCTCCTAGACGTGCTATGCGTAGCAGATGTCGGCACGTGGTCTAATCAAATCATGTCGTGGCAAATGCCACCGCCGACAATGGCCAGCGGCAAGCCCGTTTACGCCGCTCCATCTCAATGTACGGTTGCCACCGCGTTCGTAGCGTCGACGGTCGAACAAAATGAAACGTGTGCGCAGTTTTCGCCAGTCAGCGTGCTGCTTTGGTCCGTGTTTCAAAAGATCGCTAGGGAAGATGCAACCATGCGCGACCTTGCCGAATACTACAGACACGTCAACGCGGCAAACGGGAGCGGGATCTTCCGTAGTTGGAATGCAGAACTCGTCTATTCGAGCTCCGTCCGGGAAAAGCTCCTTTCGGAGAATCCCTTTGTCGGGTCTCTTGGGATCGACAACGAGTGGAGTAGGATGTTCCAGTAG
- a CDS encoding TIGR02391 family protein produces MIELPTAIPDVDVLLALEPEELAGKMLLLWRARPESHMLNTGTLRGELWGQALSGRPQYPQNRRHEVDLALAEALAWLEAQALIVPAEGINGQNGWRHLGRRARRFENEAAFIDYRTARLLPKELLHPAIATDVWLSFMRGAYPTAVFEAMRAVEIAVRDAAGFDQAEHGVPMIRRAFNPRGPLADPAADEGEREALAALFAGAIGSYKNPHSHRNVPIDTPREAIEIILLASHLLGIVDARVCISAAGHQVSGA; encoded by the coding sequence ATGATCGAACTGCCGACTGCAATCCCCGATGTCGACGTGCTACTGGCATTGGAGCCGGAAGAACTGGCCGGCAAGATGCTGCTGTTGTGGCGTGCTCGTCCAGAGAGTCACATGCTCAATACCGGCACCCTGAGAGGGGAACTCTGGGGGCAGGCGCTCTCCGGTCGCCCGCAATACCCGCAGAATCGACGCCATGAGGTCGATCTGGCGTTAGCTGAAGCGTTGGCCTGGCTTGAGGCGCAGGCGCTGATCGTCCCCGCCGAAGGTATCAACGGCCAGAATGGATGGCGGCATCTGGGTCGCCGTGCGCGCCGCTTCGAGAACGAAGCGGCGTTCATTGATTACCGGACCGCACGCCTGCTGCCGAAAGAACTTCTGCACCCGGCGATCGCCACGGACGTATGGTTGTCGTTTATGCGTGGAGCGTATCCAACCGCTGTGTTCGAAGCGATGCGGGCGGTCGAGATTGCGGTTCGCGACGCGGCTGGCTTTGATCAAGCAGAGCACGGCGTGCCGATGATCCGCCGGGCCTTCAATCCCAGGGGGCCACTTGCTGATCCTGCGGCGGACGAAGGCGAACGCGAAGCATTGGCCGCACTGTTTGCCGGTGCCATCGGCTCGTACAAGAACCCGCACTCACACCGCAACGTGCCAATCGACACGCCTCGCGAAGCCATCGAGATCATCTTGCTTGCGAGTCACCTGCTGGGCATCGTCGATGCGCGTGTATGTATTTCTGCGGCAGGGCATCAAGTGTCGGGGGCTTGA
- a CDS encoding Ku protein, with the protein MAARSIASLSLSFGLVSIPVKIFSATESNSGVGFNLLHKGCGSRLKQQYVCIREDVVVERSEMVKGYEFEPDHYTVFEPDELRALEDEAKHTIDIVSFMPAGAVDPIYFDKAYYLGPDKRGGKPYNLLAEAMRKTGTCALAQWVWKGKQYMVQVRAVDEGLVLQQLLYADEVRSMLDLHVEKAEVQPAELALAKQLIEQNSVEGYDPTAYKDEENDRILAAIDKKIAGKKITVSEERREPREGAEVIDLMEALRASMARGKQGGTKAATTAAAAEGKSKKTGKRATAAPAPTPAKRASSAKK; encoded by the coding sequence ATGGCTGCCCGTTCCATTGCTTCCCTCTCTCTCAGCTTCGGCCTCGTGTCGATCCCCGTGAAGATCTTCAGTGCCACGGAAAGCAACTCGGGGGTCGGATTCAATTTGCTACACAAGGGATGCGGTTCCAGGCTCAAGCAGCAGTATGTGTGCATCCGAGAGGATGTGGTGGTCGAGCGGTCCGAGATGGTCAAGGGCTACGAGTTCGAGCCGGATCACTATACTGTGTTTGAGCCAGACGAACTGAGGGCGTTGGAAGACGAGGCGAAGCACACGATCGATATCGTCTCGTTCATGCCGGCCGGAGCCGTCGACCCCATCTATTTCGACAAGGCCTACTACCTGGGCCCGGACAAGCGCGGTGGTAAGCCATACAACTTGTTGGCCGAAGCCATGCGAAAGACGGGGACCTGTGCGCTCGCGCAGTGGGTCTGGAAAGGCAAGCAGTACATGGTGCAGGTGCGGGCGGTCGACGAGGGCTTGGTGCTCCAGCAACTGCTCTACGCTGACGAGGTCCGCTCGATGCTGGATCTGCACGTGGAGAAAGCTGAGGTCCAGCCAGCCGAGCTGGCTTTGGCTAAACAGCTGATCGAACAGAACTCGGTGGAAGGGTACGACCCCACGGCCTACAAGGATGAGGAGAATGACCGCATCTTGGCAGCGATCGACAAGAAAATCGCGGGCAAGAAGATCACCGTGAGCGAAGAGCGGCGGGAACCACGGGAGGGCGCCGAAGTGATCGACCTGATGGAGGCCCTGCGCGCAAGCATGGCCCGGGGAAAACAGGGCGGAACGAAGGCCGCAACCACAGCGGCTGCAGCGGAGGGTAAGAGCAAAAAGACTGGGAAGCGTGCCACTGCGGCACCGGCGCCAACTCCGGCCAAGCGAGCGTCATCGGCGAAAAAGTGA
- a CDS encoding DUF2188 domain-containing protein yields MANKNVHVVPHGDRWHVLREGAHEPSSTHDDLEDAIAAGTAEAKQDKVELLVHGRDGQIRMRNSYGEDPRGVKG; encoded by the coding sequence ATGGCGAACAAGAATGTGCACGTCGTTCCACACGGCGATCGATGGCATGTTCTGCGCGAGGGAGCCCACGAGCCCTCTTCTACGCATGACGACCTGGAGGACGCCATCGCGGCCGGCACGGCGGAGGCTAAGCAGGACAAGGTCGAGTTGCTGGTCCATGGGCGAGATGGGCAGATCCGCATGCGCAACAGCTACGGGGAGGATCCCCGCGGCGTAAAAGGGTAA
- a CDS encoding HEPN/Toprim-associated domain-containing protein, which produces MGTEIHLEVGGVSIDWSKNNAGTDHRSLFQEGDRARLPSEEADDESQATHPEDDALVRTLARTLPRLDLMGWTLDAARAEYNALVDDQSEIAEEIGRDTSGVMTFDEFCTFAGRYRLADLDGTYINHSHERDAIVKGRFHADDAEMDRLPMSYDSSYWSEKSYFASRVVLLSPYSMLQVFGQSESNLEAEVVWEYGPLVDAGWASVSDFAAGASRLQTILVATEGTTDSRILKRAFNTLRPEIADFFRFVDIDERHPFWGTGNLVKFAEGLVRIDIQNMVLFILDNDAEGADALKRLKDLQMPPNMRAMLLPDHGAFRSFPAIGPEGTRNSDINGRAAAIECYLDLRLPNYGPR; this is translated from the coding sequence GTGGGGACGGAGATCCATCTGGAAGTAGGTGGTGTGAGCATCGATTGGTCGAAGAACAACGCGGGCACCGATCACCGCTCCTTGTTCCAAGAGGGCGACCGCGCGAGGCTCCCTTCTGAGGAAGCGGACGACGAATCTCAGGCAACGCACCCTGAGGACGACGCCCTTGTCCGTACATTGGCCCGGACTCTCCCCCGGCTAGACCTGATGGGCTGGACGCTAGACGCCGCGCGAGCTGAGTACAACGCACTCGTAGACGACCAAAGTGAGATTGCCGAAGAAATTGGCCGGGACACTTCAGGCGTAATGACGTTCGACGAATTTTGTACTTTTGCGGGTCGTTATCGCCTCGCGGATCTTGACGGTACTTACATCAACCACAGTCACGAAAGGGATGCAATTGTAAAAGGACGGTTTCATGCAGACGATGCGGAAATGGACAGGCTTCCAATGTCCTACGACTCATCGTATTGGTCAGAAAAATCTTACTTTGCATCGAGAGTCGTCCTACTCAGCCCTTATTCGATGCTGCAAGTTTTCGGGCAAAGCGAATCAAACCTGGAGGCTGAAGTTGTCTGGGAGTATGGACCACTAGTCGATGCAGGGTGGGCTTCCGTTTCGGACTTTGCGGCGGGCGCGAGTCGCCTACAGACGATCTTGGTCGCCACCGAGGGAACTACCGACTCCCGCATCCTGAAGCGAGCCTTCAACACGTTGCGCCCCGAAATAGCGGACTTTTTCCGGTTCGTCGACATTGATGAAAGACACCCGTTCTGGGGCACGGGTAACCTGGTCAAGTTCGCGGAAGGTCTTGTCCGCATCGATATCCAAAACATGGTCTTATTCATTCTGGACAATGACGCAGAAGGGGCGGATGCGCTCAAGCGCCTTAAAGATCTACAGATGCCGCCGAACATGCGTGCCATGCTGCTCCCCGACCACGGGGCATTTCGCAGCTTCCCCGCGATAGGTCCAGAAGGAACCAGGAATTCAGATATCAATGGACGTGCAGCGGCAATCGAATGCTATCTGGACCTACGTCTGCCTAATTATGGCCCCCGGTAG
- a CDS encoding tetratricopeptide repeat protein — protein sequence MPTYTLKDAETMLGIPRSVATRLVTEGIITPTRGPRRQLLFTFQDMVLLRTANSLHGAKIPTRLIIRALARVKASRGTGQPLTGVRIRAMGNEVATKDEGRGWQAVSGQMLMDFEPGEPGAAVVESLHDARAPAAEAQDWFLVGAELETEKPIEAEAAYRRALEAEPTFLDPYLNLGCMLCDAGRFGDAVELYRFGVSHLPNEPLLHFNLGVALEDMSRTGEALSSYERCITLAPDFADAHFNAARIFETLGNRMRAIRHFNAYRRLQV from the coding sequence ATGCCGACGTACACCCTGAAGGACGCCGAAACGATGCTGGGCATCCCGCGCTCGGTGGCCACCAGGTTGGTCACCGAGGGAATCATCACGCCCACGCGCGGGCCGCGCCGCCAACTCCTGTTCACGTTTCAGGACATGGTGCTTCTCCGGACAGCCAATTCACTGCATGGCGCCAAGATCCCAACGCGGCTGATTATCCGCGCGCTGGCGAGGGTGAAGGCCTCTCGTGGCACTGGCCAGCCGCTGACCGGTGTGCGGATTCGTGCGATGGGCAACGAGGTGGCGACAAAGGACGAGGGTAGGGGATGGCAGGCCGTGTCGGGCCAGATGCTGATGGACTTTGAGCCAGGAGAGCCGGGCGCGGCAGTCGTGGAGTCTCTGCACGATGCGCGGGCGCCGGCGGCCGAGGCACAAGATTGGTTTCTCGTCGGCGCCGAACTGGAAACGGAGAAGCCGATCGAAGCCGAGGCAGCATACCGTCGCGCGCTGGAGGCCGAGCCAACATTTCTTGATCCCTACCTCAACCTTGGCTGCATGCTGTGCGACGCCGGCCGGTTTGGCGACGCGGTGGAACTGTACCGTTTCGGAGTCTCACATCTGCCGAACGAGCCGCTGCTCCACTTCAACCTTGGTGTCGCCCTGGAGGACATGAGCCGGACAGGGGAGGCGCTCTCAAGTTACGAGCGATGCATCACGCTTGCACCGGACTTTGCTGATGCTCACTTCAACGCAGCCAGAATCTTCGAAACGCTTGGCAACAGGATGCGGGCAATCCGGCATTTCAACGCCTATCGCCGGCTGCAGGTTTAG
- a CDS encoding HEPN domain-containing protein gives MADNSYHFPVLFLKPCFEEAELDLGQFALSKRKWQTTPFDLATLATKHKVHLPYQAMDIFLAHCNLEVRVSGVGTVEEAIAKFRALQVALYRRGISPFLSPFIASHSINTYSGINSRDSGVWLDKLPEEMRTGIKSGEHTVEVWPYELSFDCRTINDKRDISAESFYDAAKFADEWLHVTAKNSALAALEMAMTYAPKLSSVSQSILHIWTALESIFPRVTTEVSFRVALYMAQLNAKGGDRRDYHKCVKRAYDLRSKIAHGARFDPGLQDWLDAWSLLTDSISAIVGRGGCRAKMHC, from the coding sequence GTGGCTGACAACTCCTATCATTTTCCAGTTCTCTTTTTGAAACCATGTTTTGAAGAGGCCGAACTTGATCTTGGCCAATTCGCTTTGTCGAAACGGAAGTGGCAAACAACTCCGTTCGATCTCGCGACTCTCGCTACAAAACACAAGGTTCATCTCCCTTACCAGGCAATGGACATTTTCTTGGCTCATTGCAATCTCGAGGTTCGAGTGTCAGGCGTGGGCACAGTTGAGGAGGCTATAGCAAAATTTCGTGCGTTGCAGGTTGCCCTATACAGAAGAGGTATATCTCCTTTTCTTTCGCCGTTTATAGCCAGCCATTCGATCAATACGTATTCGGGAATAAACAGTCGCGATAGCGGTGTGTGGTTGGACAAACTTCCCGAGGAGATGCGAACGGGCATTAAATCGGGCGAACACACCGTGGAAGTGTGGCCGTATGAGCTATCGTTCGATTGCAGGACGATCAACGATAAGCGCGACATCTCCGCCGAGTCGTTTTATGATGCTGCCAAATTCGCCGACGAATGGCTGCACGTGACCGCCAAGAATTCTGCGTTGGCGGCGCTAGAAATGGCCATGACTTACGCCCCGAAGCTTTCGTCGGTCTCACAATCGATCCTGCACATTTGGACGGCGCTTGAGTCCATCTTCCCGCGAGTCACTACTGAAGTTTCATTTCGTGTTGCGCTATACATGGCGCAGTTGAATGCCAAGGGTGGTGATCGTCGCGATTATCACAAGTGCGTTAAGAGAGCTTACGACCTCCGTAGCAAGATCGCTCATGGGGCGAGATTCGATCCGGGATTACAGGACTGGCTTGACGCATGGAGTCTGCTCACAGACTCTATCAGCGCGATTGTGGGGCGCGGGGGCTGCCGAGCGAAGATGCATTGTTAG
- a CDS encoding DNA polymerase ligase N-terminal domain-containing protein, protein MAKSASSNARTLERYRQKRDFAATTEPNGQVSAPGVASGALSFVVQKHAARRLHYDFRLELEGTLKSWAVPKGPSLDPAEKRMAVHVEDHPLDYASFEGVIPPKAYGAGTVIVWDRGTWMPVGDPVAGYQSGKLKFELQGEKLHGHWTLVRMRGRGDERQDPWLLIKERDAFARSAAEYDVTEAPPDSVLAQGNSKSAAGGNAKIAVPKQHRSRPGQGQGRQVLPAAARPAPFRLRWHRNWQRSLQRCRATPNNGPMRSSTNTYIALLHIFQSCSHVAGVAFDREKRCDSAC, encoded by the coding sequence ATGGCTAAGTCGGCCTCTTCCAACGCGCGGACCCTGGAGCGATACCGTCAGAAGCGTGATTTCGCCGCGACGACGGAGCCGAATGGCCAGGTGTCCGCCCCAGGCGTCGCCAGCGGCGCCCTGAGCTTTGTCGTGCAGAAACATGCGGCTCGCCGGCTCCATTACGACTTTCGGCTCGAGCTGGAGGGTACCCTAAAGAGTTGGGCGGTCCCCAAGGGACCCAGCCTGGATCCCGCAGAGAAGCGGATGGCCGTGCATGTCGAGGATCACCCGCTGGATTACGCGAGCTTCGAAGGCGTGATCCCGCCCAAGGCATACGGGGCCGGCACGGTCATCGTTTGGGATCGGGGGACGTGGATGCCGGTCGGTGATCCGGTGGCTGGCTACCAGAGCGGCAAGCTGAAGTTTGAGTTGCAAGGTGAGAAGCTACATGGCCATTGGACCTTGGTCAGGATGCGCGGCCGCGGCGACGAGCGTCAGGATCCGTGGCTCTTGATCAAGGAGCGGGACGCGTTCGCGCGCTCTGCCGCAGAGTACGACGTCACCGAAGCCCCGCCGGACAGCGTACTGGCCCAGGGCAACAGCAAATCGGCTGCCGGCGGTAACGCGAAGATTGCCGTGCCAAAGCAGCATCGCTCGCGCCCGGGCCAGGGCCAGGGCCGACAGGTACTACCCGCTGCAGCACGCCCCGCCCCCTTCCGCTTGCGCTGGCACCGCAACTGGCAACGCTCGCTTCAACGGTGCCGCGCAACGCCAAACAATGGGCCTATGAGATCAAGTACAAATACGTACATCGCCCTGTTGCATATCTTCCAGAGCTGCAGCCACGTGGCTGGCGTTGCGTTTGACCGAGAGAAGCGTTGCGATTCGGCCTGTTAG
- a CDS encoding DUF3800 domain-containing protein, which yields MERFSIDESGYTGFDLLNSDQRFQGATAISASNEDAVRLIREHFPKLQASELKYRALARRPANRERLLKLQRDVLAQNKCVTYICDKRYLLLLMFVDYAVEPFYYEQGVNYYEDGRNYSLASLLYYVGPAILGEAEFSALLAAFQHAIKFKTPQTIHELVLAARRVRWNELPEALEPLACAAPECLAAIATPGVTTDAAFVVLQSLISRMEVMAEVDYRVEHDRSKNLLNYNALLERYIAHDHAIEFRQSSVASIKFPLKLSAVTQVDSKDSPAVQLADVLIGAAIEAANSLAGLRGSVSNPEEVLGLYADDQFIHMVPSLDFAEQKAFRRGTQAADVINYFAKNFHGPTS from the coding sequence ATGGAACGCTTCTCTATCGATGAGAGTGGCTACACAGGCTTCGACCTGCTGAACTCAGATCAGCGGTTCCAAGGCGCCACCGCTATATCAGCAAGCAACGAGGATGCAGTTCGGCTGATTCGGGAGCATTTCCCAAAGCTGCAGGCATCCGAGCTAAAGTATCGAGCGCTGGCGCGTCGGCCGGCCAATCGCGAACGCCTACTCAAGCTACAAAGAGATGTTTTGGCACAGAACAAGTGCGTGACGTACATCTGTGACAAGCGCTATTTGCTCCTGCTCATGTTCGTGGATTATGCAGTGGAGCCGTTCTACTATGAACAGGGCGTGAATTACTACGAGGACGGGCGGAATTACAGCCTGGCTTCTTTGCTCTACTACGTCGGTCCGGCCATCTTGGGTGAGGCGGAATTCAGTGCCCTACTGGCTGCTTTCCAGCACGCAATCAAATTCAAGACCCCTCAGACCATTCATGAACTCGTGCTTGCAGCTCGCAGGGTCCGGTGGAACGAACTACCCGAAGCGCTGGAGCCGCTGGCATGCGCAGCGCCAGAATGCCTGGCCGCTATCGCTACTCCCGGTGTAACGACAGACGCGGCCTTTGTGGTTCTCCAATCCTTGATCAGCCGGATGGAAGTGATGGCTGAGGTGGACTATCGTGTCGAGCACGACAGGTCGAAGAATCTGCTCAACTACAATGCGCTGCTCGAACGCTACATCGCCCATGACCACGCGATCGAATTCAGGCAGTCCAGTGTGGCAAGCATCAAATTCCCGCTCAAGCTGTCAGCGGTGACGCAGGTGGACTCCAAGGATAGCCCGGCGGTACAACTTGCCGACGTATTGATAGGCGCAGCAATCGAGGCGGCAAACTCATTGGCGGGATTGCGCGGGTCAGTCAGCAACCCAGAAGAAGTGCTGGGCCTATACGCGGACGATCAATTTATCCATATGGTGCCCTCCCTCGATTTTGCGGAGCAGAAGGCGTTTCGTCGCGGAACCCAAGCAGCAGACGTTATTAATTACTTCGCCAAGAACTTTCACGGACCAACTTCTTAG